The following are encoded together in the Plasmodium reichenowi strain SY57 chromosome 3, whole genome shotgun sequence genome:
- a CDS encoding hypothetical protein (conserved Plasmodium protein, unknown function): protein MLSLKRNNVFYLLVSVPSLFAYFLKRHKDNENNYETLINNNDIEKIKKIRIHNKCSYIPLLFLNIYDSYIYKNKILRWLYFKYRKRRKDKEEYYYITNVVSKKRREPIKYNFISDEQNLFNKFYIYEIVLEYSLKYGILSPHLSLYILKNISEHCVNIYPSLYYYNKLDNNHNLVNEKKLKYFTQINNEHNQQEATNPTHHHNNNKKQLGINIYSCKNTNISSYSTNNNIEKENINIYDKYNIHNFYTEKYISYKDKNCQHITLNMIYLLNQAYDNICRICLNTNTNIYINFYMINILKYICYKNMEIILLNYNHIEDIKKKTNQKNNTNTSLFKYIYSFFFFFFKKEENHIYDFFEHQMMNHFHKKENDKFYKYSNENTHNNIYNYISDNYFYDHRNSYSNRYSFKNLKKQHTHDNTKNKNMEKQKYPMNKSDHEKKNNNTCDSINIQKDQKKDILKKIYFLKANKLDDIQILNELYVMIYMRLLFECSLKLISIKKNIPLLEKKMQFDKDNKIIYLNSADYMNNLRRNILKRFSKNEEREKKNSFASFPFLLSKNIIYFEDEIGRSRNGNIYNNVYVKEKNKTTTNNNNNNNNNESNICNNNSYICNNKMLDGFYEDNKINDYNTRKKEKRKSIYELAKIYSNNIFDYLKGKKEKHKNEDNTINLCYIKKRFPWIFYLKNIIINKDTSFIEHNNTVNDDVKNNNIMFKKKYNLFESSIISYFYIKDIYEYNYELRLYYMYNNIRKIFCTYFLKMNEYINRKLYKMKRAFNYYIYNFDQFIINNYYHIIHKKNIHKIHIHLKECGDKEIDIVKFKDLYYSMINNINNIFSYIHKVDHKECVYRIFKAYNKILLYEYNYLNEKENIYYKNKIKKYLTYLNNNISNDLYPYNKSYNKINNQNKHKNKKNFSHIFYALKNDINLLLFLYTQRIQNCCDIFSYIYKKYNFNQNPFLNYLYYELHFIVYPEKKKKKKNFFFSFISSSTYNYDTIVNSFTFSYFFFSLSYLLFILFYHPDMYASYLFFKTLTYSGLPTYYYSLYNNIMLVWATQT, encoded by the coding sequence atGCTGAGCCTCAAAAGAAATAATGTTTTTTACCTTCTTGTGAGCGTGCCGAGCCTGTTCGCTTACTTTTTAAAACGACATaaagataatgaaaataattatgagacattaataaataataacgACATTGAGaagattaaaaaaatacgAATTCATAATAAATGTTCCTATATacctttattatttcttaatatttatgatagttatatatataagaacaaaatattacgatggttatattttaagtatagaaaaagaagaaaagataaagaagaatactattatattacaaatgtagtaagtaaaaaaagaagagaaccaataaaatataatttcatatctgatgaacaaaatttatttaataaattttatatatatgaaatagTCTTAGAATATAGTTTGAAGTATGGTATATTATCACCACATTTaagtttatatattttaaaaaatatttcagAACATtgtgttaatatatatccttctttatattattacaataaattagacaataatcataatcttgtaaatgaaaaaaaattaaaatattttacacaaataaataatgaacaCAATCAACAAGAAGCAACAAATCCTACAcatcatcataataataataaaaaacaattaggtataaatatatattcttgtaagaatacaaatatatcttcttattctacaaataataatatagaaaaagaaaatattaatatttatgataaatataatatacacaATTTTTACacagaaaaatatatttcttataagGATAAAAATTGTCAACATATTACCTTAAATATgatttatcttttaaatcaagcttatgataatatatgtCGTATTTGTTTAAACACAAAcactaatatatatataaatttttatatgataaatattttaaaatatatatgttataaaaatatggaaattatattattaaattataatcacatcgaagatataaaaaaaaaaacaaatcaAAAGAATAATACTAATACATCAttgtttaaatatatatattcattttttttttttttttttaaaaaagaagaaaatcatatatatgatttcTTCGAACATCAAATGATGAATCACTTCcataaaaaagaaaacgACAAGTTCTATAAGTATTCAAACGAAAATacacataataatatatacaattatatatccgataattatttttatgatcaTAGAAATAGTTATTCAAATAGATACTCATTTAAGAATCTGAAAAAACAACACACGCatgataatacaaaaaataaaaatatggagAAACAAAAGTATCCAATGAATAAATCTGATcatgaaaagaaaaataataatacatgtgatagtataaatatacaaaaggaccaaaaaaaagatatattaaaaaagatatattttctaaaaGCCAACAAATTAGATGATATACAGATATTAAACGAGTTATATGTCATGATATATATGCGCTTACTATTTGAGTGTTCCTTAAAATTAATtagtattaaaaaaaatatacccttgttagaaaaaaaaatgcaGTTTGATAAAgacaataaaataatatatttgaattcAGCTGActatatgaataatttaaGAAGGAATATATTAAAGCGCTTTAgtaaaaatgaagaaagagaaaaaaaaaattcctTTGCctcttttccttttcttttatctaaaaatataatatattttgagGATGAAATAGGAAGAAGCAGGAATGgtaatatatacaataatgTGTACgttaaagaaaaaaacaaaacaacaactaataataataataataataataataatgaaagtaacatttgtaataataatagttacatttgtaataataaaatgttaGATGGATTTTATGAAGACAACAAAATTAACGATTATAatacaagaaaaaaagaaaaaaggaaaagcATTTATGAACTTGCTAAGatatatagtaataatatttttgattACTTGAAAGgtaaaaaagaaaaacataaaaatgaagataatacAATAAATTTATGTTACATAAAAAAGAGGTTCCCTTggattttttatttaaaaaatataataataaataaggATACTTCTTTTATAgaacataataatactgtaaatgatgatgttaaaaataataatataatgttcaaaaaaaagtataatttatttgaatCATCTATCatatcttatttttatataaaagatatatacgaatataattatgagctcagattatattatatgtataataatattagaaaaatattttgtacctattttttaaaaatgaatgaatatataaataggaaattatataaaatgaaaagagcatttaattattatatatataactttgatcaatttattataaataattattatcatatcatacataaaaaaaatatacataaaattcACATTCATTTAAAGGAATGTGGAGATAAAGAAATCGATATTGTGAAATTTAAAGATTTATATTACTCTAtgattaataatataaataacatattttcatatatacaCAAAGTAGACCACAAGGAATGTGTATACAGAATATTTAAGGcttataataaaatattattatatgaatataattatttaaatgaaaaagaaaatatatactacaaaaataaaattaaaaaatatctaacatatttaaataataatatatctaatgatttatatccatataataaatcttataataaaattaataatcaaaacaaacataaaaataagaaaaacttttcacatattttttatgcactaaaaaatgatataaatcttctattatttttatatacacaACGTATTCAAAATTGTTGTGATATATtctcatatatatataaaaaatataattttaatcAAAACccttttttaaattatttatattatgaattacattttattgtttatcctgaaaaaaaaaaaaaaaaaaaaaatttttttttctcctttatttcttcttctacatataattatgatacTATCGTCAACTCTTTTactttttcttatttttttttctctttatCATATCTCttgttcattttgttttatcaCCCTGACATGTATGcttcttatttattttttaaaacacTAACATATTCAGGCCTCCCTACGTATTATTATagtttatataataatattatgcTAGTGTGGGCTACCCAAACTTGA